One Hevea brasiliensis isolate MT/VB/25A 57/8 chromosome 6, ASM3005281v1, whole genome shotgun sequence genomic window, aattctactaaacttcttaaactaattatacttcctaaattaattatacttcctaattctAATTGGACTTGGACTATAACAATCTTCACCTTCAAGTCAAATGGAATTAGTCTTCATAATTTCTGCAAAAGTCAATTTTCTCTTGAGTACTTCCTTGCACTCTTAATTGTTGATGTTGCTTCTTGCTTCCACTTGCATTCTTCCAATAAATGTGCTTCCTTCCAATTTATAAAGATTCTTTGTATCAATCTTCTCACCATTTATGATCACAAGAGCACCTCAGCTAACTCTCGTGACTCCACCaagaatcaaacacccataacccaAAGAATCCAAATTACCCAAGAaaattaagttcctttcaaaTTAAGGAACATATCTCACTTCATCGAATATTTTTACTTGATCACCATGCAGCTTGATATTCACTCTTCTAATACTTTCAACTTCCATCTTGTTCCCATTGGCTAGCTTcactttttctcctttcttttcttcaatcacaTCAAACCACTCCTTCTTTGAGCATATATGGAATGGGCAAGCAGAATCCATTAACCACTCATCttgtaatggatcttttgccTTTTCCTTATCATCATCCACATTCAAACATTCACTATCAATACCATCATCCAATGTCATTGCAGCAAttccttatttttcttttctgcgACTCCTTTTGAATTGTTTAAACTCTACAAGATCTTCCTCTATCTTCATACAATGGTAGTGAATGTGGCCATTCTCATGACAGTAGTAACATTCTCTATCTTCATGGTCTACTCGTAGTCTCGAACTCCATCTACTATTCCTTCTCTAATTATTTCCACGTGAATTGCTTCTACCACGATTAGAACCAGCAACAAAAGCTCTACCTTCATTGCTACTACTTGTCTCTTGAACTTCTCATGATCTAAGATAACTGCGATAACCTCCCCCACCTTCAAAGTCTCCTTCCTAACTGTTAGAGGTTAAAAGCAAAAGGGCTTTATCTTTTTCATCAACCTTCACACCAACACTAGccaattgggtaattaatttattaaaaatattaagatgATCCCTCACATCAGTACCTTCATCCATTCTGAGTTGGTACAACTCCTTCCTCAAGTACGAATGATTTGTGAGTGATTTTGACATGTACAGGctctccaatttcttccataaaataACAGGCGAGGTCTCCTCCAAGATATTGTACTTCACATCTAGGGCTAACGTCAATCTAATAGTACTCACAGCCCTTTATAACGTCAATCTAATAGTACTCACAGCCCTTTATTGAAGCTCCTCCAATCATCATCTTTCATGGTCGCTAGTTGCTTCTCGCTCAATGCTTTGATTAATCCTTGTTGCACAAGTACATCCTTCACGGTGCTTTGATACAAACTGAAATTATTTTTCCCATCAAACGGCTCTACCTCAAATTTTATGCTCGCCATCTTTGACATATCGAATCACAGCTCTGATACTACTTGTTATGAAAAATCAcacccacacaaaataaagaacacaaaatttaacgtgGTTCGGTGTAAGCCTACTCTGCCAAACAAATTcactatgaaggaaaaataattacaaccactaattatttttctcactttCAAAATCGCTCAAATAAAACTCACAGAATTCAACATATCTCTCTACTTTATCAGCTCTCTGCGATACATTCCATATAATGGCCAACCAACTATTAATATataactctaattattaaacttaataatttaaattatactaaacttcataaactaattatactttctaaattaattatactttctaATTCTAATTGTACTTGGACTCTAACATTATCAGTTTGTTTTTCCTTTTTATGCCTGATCTTGttgctgagaaggaagttgttgACTTATTttattctttgtgtttcttaCTGTGTGTTGAGCGTCAAGGATCCAACCCCTTCTAGCTTTTCTGGTTATATTAACGAGTGATCATTGTATTGTAAGTGTtcaatttatatatgtatatttgtTTTAAGGTCAAACAACTCAGAAGTTGTATTAGATGCCATGGTGACAACAATGACCATTGCCATCTTGGAAAGTGATGATATTTCTTTGGAGATTCTTATTCCCCTTTTAGCCAGTGTGAGAAAGGAAAATCAGGTAATAATTATTTTTCCCTGATTACAATATTGAATTGCATTTTTATTGTCAGTGATGATGCTAATTAGGAACAACTTTTTCTCAGAATGTTTTCTCTAAGCCCTGGAAGTAGGGGAAGTAATAAAAAATTGTGCTGCAAAGATTGAACCTTAAATTTTGAAAGCAGTGAACAGCTTAGGAGTTCCTGTGGACAGTTATGATCAAATAGTTGGTTCTATTTGCCGAAATGCAACTGACTGTATCAAGTCTTTTGATGTCCCTGGTTCTAAGGAACATTTGGTGAGTATGTTCATAATCTTATTCAATTTGTCCTTCTCTGGTGAGGGGAAAGAGGAAGTAAAAAAGAAAACTGATTCTGAATCTTGATGCTGTTCATTGTATGGGTTACTGGAAAGTAAATTAGGACACTAGGCCCTTTTGGTCAAGATTTGCTTGGCATTTCATTGCCTTCtattaaaattttcagttttccttTGATTTGATAGGAGATTGTGAAACTATAGTGTTTACTTCTtctccctttcttttttttttttattttttttaataacctCCATATCACCTATTTTAATGTTGTGCTGGTTTCCTTCAGTGTTTTGCGTTAAAGCTGAAATTTCAGTTCCATCAGTAGCATCCATGTAACAAAGACCAACATCTATGGGTAGGGCTAGCTACAAAATCTGGGTTGGATCCAGAACTGGATCGCCGGTTTCGGGGTCAGGGGACCAGAACCAAAATGAAgggtatttttttaatttcttttttgttaAGTGACAAAGATCTAGTTTTAGCCGGGAACCAGACCGGTCGGGTAAAGTCTGGTTCAACTACAGTTTCAGTCAACCCAGGTTTGACTGGTTTCATTTCTGTTCTGAGTTGGACTGGTCCTGTTCCTGTTCCAAACCAGACCATGGCCACCTCTAATTATAGGTAGAAATGGCATATCAAATAGCGTAAACAACTTCTTTAGGAACAAGGAGTTCCAGTGACATATGACAAATAAAATTTAGTAAACAGATGATAACTGTGTATTTAAGGATATCAGGATGCTGTAACCTGTGAATagcaattatatatttattatattaacaaTCCATGGACAAACATCTGACTCATGTTTCTCGGGATACATTTCTCTACCTGATGCATACTTCAACGGGCTAATGATGAAAGACCAGCTATCCAATGTATGGGTGGGAAGAGGCTTAGGTGCAAAACTACATCTGAAAATCCTGGAACTGAAGAAACTAATGACAAGGTACAACTGAAAGTGATCTCAAAATTTTTTTCTTGTGGTCCTATTTATATGAATGGTACATTCTGACCATAGATTTCCCTTTGTTTTtaataaagaaattataattCACCATAATAGAACTCTGTCTTTTGTTAACCATGCTTTACCCTCTTCATGAAATCAAGCTAAATTTGTGGTTGTAATTGTTTTGTCTTATTTTAGTTCTTGTAGTGTATATAGATGCTTTCCTCAGTACTTGCATTCTGATAATAAGAGTGAATCCTTTCCCATTTATGAGATGTGTTATACTTAGATCACCTTTTTGAAATGCAAATCACTTTCCTTTTACTGCATAATTTTTTTGAAGTTATGTTAAGCAGAAAGTCATGTTATCATCTGGGACACAGTGTGTTCAATACGtagataaatatttaatcttactAAATTAAAGGAATGCAAATGAAGAAACTCAAGCTGGATGTAAGGGTAATATGTAAGGTGTAACAGTGTCTGGTGTTGAATGGCTAATTAGTTCTCCATAAGATATTTTCTATTAAATAAAAGCTCATTAAAGATGCAAGATGTAGAAATTAGTTTTAAACTTATAACACTCTTGTGACAGATCATGGTGGGATAATTAAACAGGTTATTCAGTTCACATCCCCCCCTTCCTCTGCTTCTAATCTGAACAGTTGATGTAGAAGATATACCCATAATACTATTGGCATGTTCATGAATAATTTTATGTTTTAGTTGATCGAAATGCTTTGGCTGTTTCTAATGTAAATGCATTAATCCTCAAGTAATACATATATTAACAGGGACAATCAGTAGACTTTATGAGTGCTGGTTCTTCACTTAAACTGTAAGTTTTGCTTTCTATGGTTGTTAAACTTCTATGACCAGAGCATCTCTCACTATATTCTGTAGTTTATATTGAAGtttccaaataatttcataataatttGTTTTTGATGTGTCAATCGCTGTATTTCTCTTTAATCACATCCAGCTATGCAAAAACTCATGTTATTTTCTTGTCAGGTCCATTTAGCTGCTGTAACAGATATTCATATCTAAAATTGATTGATTTTCTTAGAAGGCAAAGCAGATCCAGATAATTTATTTAGGATACTTGCAGCTGTAGTACAGCACCGGACAACCGGCTGGCTGTTTGCCCAGTTATGGTGCTGTAATTGCACCGGTGATTTATTAAAAGCAATCCATAGATAAAATTTTGGGAAATGCTTAGAATTTCTCCATAGATTTAAACATTGTAGTGAAAAACTTTTTATGCGTTTTTGTGGTAaacaaatttgaaaaaaaatgttGTTATGCAGTTAATGCGCTATGTAACAttgttattttgatatatgtgacAGGAAAtggattctctctctctctctctctctctctatttatatatatatagaaaagttCATCGAGTTTCGTGAGTTACGGTAATCCTCAATTTTAGAAATCGGTCACATTTAATGGTcactccttaatttttttttcagttgTTTTCTGATGTAATAACAAAAATTTCGCAGGTATATTCAGCAACAAGACCAATCTGTGAACCCATGGAGTTGTCAAAAAGAAAAGCAGCAGAATCAAGAGATGCAGATCCCACCCTCTGAAGACGCATTTCCAGCTAATAGTGGAGGCAGTGGAACAACGATCGTGCAAGGCTATGAAGTCAAGGCTAGTGTTGCGCCTGTACTTACCGCCATATTTGCCTAGTATGGTGATATTGCGGCTAACTGCCGGCACAAGTCACCATCAGTAAGGGCTTGTTTGCTTGAAATTGTCTCTGATATATGTTGTTCGCCGACTACAAAGCACTGACATTCCGCTCACTGTCACTGAGATTAAAGTCCTCCGAAATGAAATAAAAGATTTGGAGGCTAGAAAGCTAAAGCTTTCATGGCTTACCCAACCATTAGAAAAAATTTCTGAAGTAGAAAGGATTGCTGGGATGCGTTCTATGCTCAAGTCTGTAAAAGCAAGTAGCATGTTGGTCATAAAAGCAGCAACCAAGGAGCTGGAAGATGCACTCATGGAGCTAGTGGCACTGCAAAGACGCATGGGGGAGGCTGAAAATAGTGTAAATGCAATGAAGCTTGTGGTTCAAAAGGTTGATGATGCCATTAAAGAGGCTGAGGATCAGGAGCGTCACTGGCTAAGGAGTATGAATAAGCTGCCATAGTGCTTTCTGCAGAAACAAATTAACAAAGTACTTGCTATGAAATATCTTTTTTGTGAGCATTGAGGCCCAATGTTCATCAACTGCATTCTGGTAACCAACACAATCGAACTGCAGTCTAGGCTTGTATGTGTTGGTGTTGGTTGTTCCTGTGTGCTCCTTTTGTTCCTGCCAGTTCTTAAGAAATCAATTTTCCTGTGTTGAGGCTTCCTTGTCGACTCCACAAAAGATCATTGTTCTGTGATTGATGGCTTGAGATTCACGAGAAGGTCTGGTATTATTGTCTCCTATCAGAATTCGAACTCAAGGCTTTACAACTTTAAAGACGGCTCTAGTACTATTGAACTAAAAGTCATTTGTGCAATGttttctttatttaatttatactattccATAATAGATCATTTATGGCAAAttataggaaattattatttattttttatattttaatgaaaataattacTTGTTGtcagtattttaaaaaatatattatttaatctctctttttttaatttgttaaattATTTAGTGTCTCTATCAATTTTTTTACtggttaaattattatttagtccctttttttaataaaattaattagttgaatcttatattttaaaaagcacattaattaattcatataatttGGTTTTATTAACTACTTAGTCCTTTTGGTTTTTTTTTACCCAAATTGTTTTAATCCTTTCCCCCTTATTTTTCTTTCCTCATATTTCTTCCCCTCTGTACTCACATCATTCTCTTCCTCATTCTCTTTATAGAAAGTGGTAGAAACTATCTATGCAAAAATGTTAATTAGTTTTTGTAAATCTTCAAGAAATAAAAGCAATAATCTAGGAAAATTATTTTTCAGTagtgaaaatacaaaaataatgcttaagaaattgaatgaaaatacttgcataattttttttaaagcaaaTTCAAATTTAGTGCacaacaaaatttttatttttatttaggaatatgttttttaaaatatatataggccatctaattagttttactaaaatagaagaattaaaaaatatttttttaaaatataagaatcaactaattagttttactaaaatagatagacaaaataatatgttttttaaaatataagaactaacttattaattttattaaaataaagggattaaatagtaattttacttacattaaaattcattgattaataaaaaatttttactgaagaattaaagagtttaatgaacaaaaatatataaatttttatagaatatttttcaaaatataggactaaataatttcattaaaatataatgatttaataatttcgttaaaatataggaactaaataataatttttctaaattataTGATGAAAGATAATGGAAGGTAAGTTGCTTAGGCTTAGACATTTAAATGAAAGTAAGTAGGGTATATGATCATTTATTTTTGCTCACTTTTTTATTTTAACAAGGATTTAAtctttgaagtaaattataaggGAGATAAATATTATGTAAATTACGTAAAATTATTAAATAGTAGCAAATTCTATACTCTAACTTGATTTAATGGTTAAAAACATATTACTCATTtagtatagttaaattcaagtcaTTACTCCCCGATGcttctattaaaaaaataataataatttatagtaaattaaaatatattttcataAGTAAAAACAAATATAAATATTTCCATAAGCACAACTTGTATAGTTCAACTTCAAGATAAATTATTATCGTCATAAGCAACTTTCTTGATGACAACTCCCAAAACCTCTAGTGGTGTGGTCAACTATGTCAAGATTGAATGATGATAACAAATCCCATCACCTACTCCCCAACAACCACTCCCCAAAACCTCTACAGTATCCTTTCCTTTGCCACATTAATTTCATGTGCCTTGTCATTAGACCCATCAAGGCCGGTTCCAAATCAAAGAACAGGTGAAAATCGTCTTCAATTTGAATTGTAAATGAAtcgaattaaaattaaatcaaaactaAATCGATGATTTTGAGTCAAATTAtcttttttcatttaaaaaattaaaaaattttataaaccaTTGAATTTAGGTGAAATCGAATCGAAATCAAAACTCTAAATTTACGGTTTCAGTTCTTATTCACCTTTTAGATGAATTGAAATCGATTCAGTAGCCGAgcttatttgtatatatatatatctatatatatatatatgtgagaATCAAAATTGACAGGAGAACAATTAATGGTTTTATACATAGGAAATATTAATATTCATAAGGTttcttaaagaaaaattaatggtaTTGAATCTTCTCAAGACAaaactaaaatataaaataaaataaaataaaaagaaagaataTAGTCATGTCTATCCTTCCACCAaccttattatatatatatatataataaataaattgaagAAACACTACTCAATTTCCCACTTGTATTGAAGACGACATAAatttagcaaaattttgaagatggCATTGGCATATTGGCAGACAAGCAATAATGGATTGAAGATGATGGGTGATTTtactgttatatatatatatatatatatatatatatatatatgcacacactTGCTTTGCCTTAGAAAAAAGAAAGCCTTAAAATAAGTTGCATGACTTATTCCAACGTAATCAATCATAGCCATTGCCATTCTCAGAAAATGTAATCATATCCAACATTATTCTATAGTTTTAAAGGCTGCCCATGGACTGTGTTGTGTTGGCATTTGTATGTTGCGAACGCAACTAAATGACttgtttttttaaatatatatgggAATCACAGCTTAATGGCTATTTGGGTAGGTCTTATGTATGCCTTAAGtacatttatttcaattttttctgTGGATAATGAGATCTCAACGAAATATTGAGAGGGGTTACATCAACTACTAACTTTAAGAATCAATCCAAAATAGAATAGGACATGTGTTGAGTTCCTTGTTCTTTGGGTTCACTCTCATTTTTAATGTCGTATTTGTTATTAGTTGTTGATGTAACCCTCAAGGACTAATTAACTAAACTTGTTTCTaatctaatatttaatttaacagtaaattta contains:
- the LOC110641239 gene encoding uncharacterized protein LOC110641239; its protein translation is MGGKRLRCKTTSENPGTEETNDKGQSVDFMSAGSSLKLYIQQQDQSVNPWSCQKEKQQNQEMQIPPSEDAFPANSGGSGTTIVQGYEVKASVAPVLTAIFA